The nucleotide sequence gaggtagttctctttttggaggatgtagtggccctgaaaagggccgtttggtttgggTATGCTGGGCATACGATTTACTTGGAGCTGGTGTATTTGGTGACGGCTTTGGTGCCCTCACTGACGGCGTGCTTGGCAAGCTCACCGGGCAGCAAGAGACGTACAGCAGTCTGGATTTCTCTGCTGGTGATGGTGGATCTCTTGTTGTAGTGGGCAAGACGGGAAGCTTCAGAGGCAATACGCTCGAAGATGTCATTGACGAAGCTGTTCATGATAGACATGGCCTTGGAGGAGATACCAGTGTCTGGGTGAACTTGCTTCATGACTTTGTAGATGTAGATGCCATAGCTTTcctttctttttctctttctcttcttgTCGCCACCACGGGCGGCTTTGGCCTTACCGGCTTTCTTGGCTGCTTTACCACTTGTTTTGGGAGGCATATTGAACGTCTAAGTAAGTTGTTCGATATAACTTACACTCTCGAATAACCCTGTATTTATAGCTTAAGACATGCAAATGAATGATCCTAGAGGCATAGAGCGGGAAGTTTGTCAACCGTGGAAGTAAGCATAAGGTAACAATGGATAGGCTTTCCGTTATTGTTAAAGGATTTACCTTTGTTTGGAAAAGTCTCACCGTCATTGGACGGTATGCAGATTTTTAGTACTATTATTTATCTTGATTGGCCAAAGTTGACGATAATTTGAATCCTGATGAAGGCTATAAATAGGGACGGTTTGGCGGTAAAACTTCATCTGTTTGAATCACATATCAAGCAATAAACAAAAATGTCTGGACGTGGTAAAGGAGGCAAAGCAAAGGGTAAGGCAAAGAGCCGTTCCAGCCGTGCTGGTCTGCAGTTCCCAGTCGGCCGTGTGCACCGTTTCCTGCGCAAGGGCAACTATGCCCAGCGTGTTGGTGCTGGTGCCCCAGTCTACTTGGCTGCCGTTCTCGAATACTTGGCAGCTGAAATCCTTGAGTTGGCAGGAAACGCCGCCCGTGACAACAAGAAGACAAGAATCATCCCCCGTCACTTGCAGTTGGCTGTCCGTAATGACGAAGAATTGAACAAACTTCTCGGAGGTGTCACCATTGCCCAGGGTGGTGTATTGCCAAACATCCAGGCAGTACTCTTGCCCAAGAAGTCCCAAGCTAAATCCAAGTAAATCGTGTGCCAagcatacacaaaccaaacggcccttttcagggccaccacatcctccaaaaagagaactaccataCCTCACTGCTTGTACGCCAGTGTCTATACGAGTATTCTTCTATTTATAGGTTTACATTGCAGAATAAAGTACAGTATAAACTGTGTGAAGTATCGGTTTACAttaacaataatatatatatatatatatatatatatatatatatatatatatatatatatatatatatatatatatatatatatatacacacacacacacacacacacatttatatatatataaatatatatatgtgtgtgtgtgtgtgtatgtgttctacaactatatgtatatgttccAAAATCATtctaataatatattcaagtttaTCAGAAATAAAACGGCTTTGGATTAGTTAGCATTTTCCAATAGCTATCGTTTGGGTTAAAATCCAAATACTTTTTTTAGGATAGCATGTATAATATGTTGAGACATACAAGTCTAGTTTAGGCGCGAATCGAAACCGTTGACAGTTGATCAAGCCTCGGATAAGCACATAATGGTTGTCTGAAGTCTCAGGCCACTAGCGTAATGGTCTGAGCTGAAGTCAAGCTGATCAAAGTACCTATATACCTAGAGCTGATAAATACCAGGCTGCTTTGGTGCCATTAATTTCAACAGACTGTCAATATACATCAGTACTCCTGTACATGCCGAAATTGTACGAttgatcatagacagtggaggatGGATTTGATTGTCTATGGATGATACCATTATTGTATGTATAGCCGCAGACCACTAAAGAAGGGGTCTGAGGTATATCCAAGCGTTAACTTCAACACATCAGTGCGATCAA is from Glandiceps talaboti chromosome 1, keGlaTala1.1, whole genome shotgun sequence and encodes:
- the LOC144453376 gene encoding histone H2A yields the protein MSGRGKGGKAKGKAKSRSSRAGLQFPVGRVHRFLRKGNYAQRVGAGAPVYLAAVLEYLAAEILELAGNAARDNKKTRIIPRHLQLAVRNDEELNKLLGGVTIAQGGVLPNIQAVLLPKKSQAKSK